From one Rhodovulum sp. ES.010 genomic stretch:
- the thiM gene encoding hydroxyethylthiazole kinase: MEPPGRYLSDMRETGPLIHNITNFVAMNMMANVLLAIGASPAMVHARDEVAEFAALANALTVNIGTADADWAAGMEAAADVMARAGRPWVFDPVGVGATRFRQDLSDRLLDLRPTVVRGNASEILTLAGLGGTARGVDAGDSVEAAEAAARNLAARTGGVVAVTGPVDYVTDGARAFRVANGHPLMPRITVMGCSLNGVIAAFCVGQPTLEATAAALAAFGLAGEIAGATAAGPGSFQPAFLDALHALTPEAVDTGARIEAAA; encoded by the coding sequence ATGGAACCCCCCGGACGTTATCTTTCGGACATGCGGGAGACGGGCCCGCTGATCCACAACATCACGAATTTCGTGGCGATGAACATGATGGCCAACGTGCTGCTGGCCATCGGGGCCTCGCCCGCGATGGTGCATGCACGCGACGAGGTGGCCGAATTCGCGGCGCTTGCAAATGCGCTGACGGTCAATATCGGGACGGCCGATGCGGACTGGGCCGCCGGGATGGAGGCGGCAGCGGATGTCATGGCGCGTGCGGGGCGCCCTTGGGTCTTCGACCCCGTCGGCGTCGGCGCGACGCGGTTCCGGCAGGACCTGTCGGACCGGCTGCTGGACCTGCGGCCCACGGTGGTCCGCGGCAACGCCTCGGAAATCCTGACGCTGGCTGGGCTTGGCGGCACGGCGCGCGGGGTGGATGCCGGCGACAGCGTCGAGGCCGCCGAGGCCGCGGCGCGCAACCTCGCCGCGCGCACGGGCGGCGTGGTCGCGGTGACAGGCCCGGTGGATTACGTAACCGACGGGGCCCGCGCCTTCCGAGTGGCGAACGGGCACCCGCTGATGCCGCGTATCACCGTCATGGGCTGTTCGCTGAACGGTGTGATCGCGGCCTTCTGCGTCGGCCAGCCGACGCTGGAGGCCACGGCCGCCGCGCTGGCCGCGTTCGGTCTGGCCGGCGAAATTGCGGGGGCAACGGCAGCGGGACCGGGCAGCTTCCAGCCGGCCTTCCTGGACGCGCTTCACGCCCTAACGCCCGAGGCGGTGGACACGGGCGCGCGAATCGAGGCTGCGGCATGA
- the thiD gene encoding bifunctional hydroxymethylpyrimidine kinase/phosphomethylpyrimidine kinase produces the protein MIPNILSIAGSDPSGGAGIQADIKAISANGGYAMAAITGLTAQNTQGVHGVALTDPGMVDDQIAVIRADIRIDAIKIGMLGSAPIVAAVAEALEGLAAPVVLDPVMVAKGGDRLLEPQAVAALRERLLPMAAVITPNLPEAADLLGAAAAASSREIETQAGALLALGPRAVLLKGGHLDGAESPDLIVTADGAQWLEGPRYATHNTHGTGCTLSSALATQMGFGLPLPEAARRAKDYTAAAIERSGDLQVGSGHGPVHHFHARQP, from the coding sequence ATGATCCCGAACATTCTGTCCATCGCCGGGTCCGACCCCTCGGGCGGCGCCGGCATCCAGGCGGACATCAAGGCGATCTCGGCGAATGGCGGCTATGCCATGGCCGCGATCACCGGGCTGACCGCGCAGAACACGCAAGGGGTGCACGGCGTCGCACTCACCGATCCCGGTATGGTCGACGACCAGATCGCCGTGATCCGCGCGGATATCCGCATCGACGCGATCAAGATCGGCATGCTGGGCAGCGCGCCGATCGTCGCGGCGGTGGCCGAGGCGCTGGAGGGGCTTGCCGCGCCGGTGGTGCTCGACCCGGTCATGGTGGCCAAGGGCGGCGACCGCCTGCTGGAGCCGCAGGCTGTGGCGGCGCTGCGCGAGCGGCTCTTGCCGATGGCGGCCGTCATCACGCCGAACCTGCCCGAGGCCGCCGATCTGTTGGGCGCGGCGGCGGCCGCATCATCGCGCGAGATCGAGACCCAGGCGGGCGCGCTGCTTGCGTTGGGGCCGCGGGCGGTCTTGCTCAAGGGCGGGCATCTCGACGGCGCAGAAAGCCCCGACCTGATCGTCACGGCCGACGGCGCGCAGTGGCTCGAAGGGCCGCGCTACGCCACGCACAACACGCATGGAACGGGCTGCACGCTGTCATCGGCGCTGGCGACGCAGATGGGGTTCGGCCTGCCGCTGCCCGAGGCGGCGCGGCGCGCCAAGGACTACACCGCGGCGGCCATCGAACGCTCGGGCGATCTGCAGGTCGGCAGCGGGCACGGCCCGGTGCACCATTTCCACGCGCGGCAGCCCTGA
- a CDS encoding inorganic phosphate transporter, translating into MTHTSKDDQWSTLDRDLNRLSRVEYATMHVSRPLVGVGISLAFIVIAALVAGLVTGVTPGMLFIVAAAAFGAYMALNIGANDVANNMGPAVGAQALSMTGAIVIAAICESAGALIAGGDVVSTISKGIIDPASVADARIFTWAMMSALLSAAIWVNIATWFSAPVSTTHAVVGGVLGAGVAAAGLTAVSWPTMGAIAASWVISPLLGGLIAAAVLAFVKWRIIYRDDKIAAARTWVPVLIGLMAATFAAYLALKGLKRVAEIDLPTALTIGLGVGVACYLAATPMIRRQSRGLENRNKSLKTLFAVPLVISAALLSFAHGANDVANAVGPLAAIVHAQQFGAFAGEVAIPVWVMIIGAFGISFGLMLFGPRLIRIVGSQITKLNPMRAYCVALAAAITVIVASWLGLPVSSTHIAVGAVFGVGFFREWHAERRARQINRSRPPARRLAAEERRRRKLVRRSHFMTIVAAWVVTVPAAALLSAGLFHALSLIPV; encoded by the coding sequence GTGACCCATACCTCCAAGGACGACCAGTGGAGCACGCTCGACCGGGACCTGAACCGGCTGTCGCGTGTCGAATACGCCACGATGCACGTCTCCCGCCCGCTGGTGGGCGTGGGCATCTCGCTGGCCTTCATCGTGATCGCGGCGCTCGTCGCCGGGCTGGTGACGGGGGTCACGCCGGGGATGCTGTTCATCGTCGCGGCCGCCGCCTTCGGCGCCTACATGGCGCTCAATATCGGCGCCAACGACGTGGCCAACAACATGGGTCCGGCGGTGGGCGCGCAGGCGCTGTCGATGACCGGGGCCATCGTGATCGCGGCGATCTGCGAAAGCGCGGGCGCGCTCATCGCCGGAGGCGACGTCGTCTCGACGATCTCCAAGGGCATCATCGACCCGGCGAGCGTGGCGGACGCGCGGATCTTCACCTGGGCGATGATGTCTGCGCTTTTGTCGGCGGCCATCTGGGTGAACATCGCCACCTGGTTCAGCGCGCCGGTCTCGACCACGCATGCGGTGGTCGGCGGCGTTCTGGGCGCGGGTGTCGCGGCGGCGGGCCTGACGGCCGTCAGCTGGCCCACGATGGGAGCGATCGCGGCAAGCTGGGTGATCTCGCCGCTGCTGGGCGGGCTGATCGCGGCGGCGGTCCTGGCCTTCGTCAAGTGGCGCATCATCTACCGCGATGACAAGATCGCCGCGGCGCGGACCTGGGTGCCCGTCCTGATCGGGCTGATGGCGGCCACGTTTGCGGCCTATCTCGCGCTGAAGGGGCTGAAGCGCGTGGCCGAAATCGACCTGCCCACGGCGCTGACCATCGGGCTCGGCGTCGGCGTCGCGTGCTATCTCGCCGCGACCCCGATGATACGGCGGCAATCCCGCGGCCTGGAAAACCGCAACAAGTCGCTCAAGACGTTGTTCGCGGTGCCATTGGTGATCTCGGCCGCGCTCCTGTCCTTCGCGCATGGCGCCAACGACGTGGCGAATGCCGTCGGGCCGCTGGCCGCGATCGTGCACGCGCAGCAATTCGGCGCCTTCGCGGGCGAGGTCGCGATCCCGGTCTGGGTGATGATCATCGGGGCCTTCGGGATTTCCTTTGGCCTGATGCTGTTCGGCCCCAGGCTGATCCGAATCGTCGGCAGCCAGATCACCAAGCTGAACCCGATGCGGGCCTATTGCGTGGCGCTGGCCGCGGCGATCACGGTGATCGTCGCATCCTGGCTGGGACTGCCGGTGAGTTCCACCCACATTGCCGTGGGCGCGGTCTTCGGCGTGGGCTTCTTCCGCGAATGGCATGCGGAACGCCGCGCCCGCCAGATCAACCGCAGCCGCCCCCCCGCCAGGCGGCTGGCCGCCGAGGAGCGGCGCCGGCGCAAGCTGGTCCGGCGGTCGCATTTCATGACCATCGTGGCCGCCTGGGTCGTCACGGTGCCTGCCGCCGCGCTCCTGTCGGCGGGGCTGTTCCATGCGCTCAGCCTCATTCCGGTCTGA
- a CDS encoding polyphosphate kinase 2 family protein — protein sequence MTVAPNDPLRLSAVDMSPRLGKKRYHAALKELQFSLRAIQQAYLFSGDRAVLVFEGWDAAGKGGTIRRISAALDPRSFKVWPIGAPRDYYLDRHYLLRFMERLPPTGAISAFDRSWYGRVLVERVEGLTPDHRWSVAYDEIRDFERMLLRDGTRLVKLFFHITPDVQLKRFEARLRDPLKRWKLTYEDFRNREKWDHYVEAIDDMLARTSTPDAPWHVVPANDKRYARIHALRLVVDALSYGMTLEPVVPDGKVLDAAHRVLDVDDDLIADLRGRTD from the coding sequence ATGACGGTTGCCCCGAACGACCCCCTGCGCCTGTCGGCGGTCGACATGTCGCCGCGGCTTGGCAAGAAGCGCTATCACGCGGCTCTCAAAGAATTGCAGTTCAGCCTTCGGGCGATCCAGCAGGCCTATCTTTTCTCCGGCGACAGGGCGGTTCTGGTTTTCGAGGGCTGGGATGCGGCGGGCAAGGGCGGCACGATCCGGCGCATCTCGGCCGCGCTCGACCCGCGCAGCTTCAAGGTCTGGCCCATCGGCGCGCCCCGCGACTACTATCTCGACCGGCATTACCTGCTGCGCTTCATGGAGCGGCTCCCGCCGACCGGCGCGATTTCCGCCTTCGACCGGTCGTGGTATGGGCGGGTGCTGGTCGAGCGGGTCGAGGGGCTGACGCCCGACCACCGGTGGAGCGTGGCCTATGACGAGATCCGCGATTTCGAGCGGATGCTTCTGCGCGACGGCACCCGGCTGGTCAAGCTTTTCTTCCACATCACGCCGGACGTGCAGCTGAAGCGGTTCGAGGCGCGGCTGCGCGACCCGCTCAAGCGCTGGAAGCTGACCTACGAGGATTTCCGCAACCGCGAGAAATGGGACCACTACGTCGAGGCGATCGACGACATGCTGGCCCGCACCTCGACCCCGGATGCGCCCTGGCACGTGGTGCCCGCCAACGACAAGCGCTATGCCCGGATTCACGCGCTGCGCCTCGTCGTCGACGCGCTGAGCTACGGGATGACGCTCGAACCGGTCGTCCCCGACGGCAAGGTGCTGGACGCCGCCCACCGTGTTCTGGATGTCGATGACGACCTGATCGCGGATCTTCGCGGCCGAACCGACTAG
- a CDS encoding AMP-binding protein: MVFTDEARDRVAAVPGDNARIRDMRPEAPSPGEASESNLPGIAPTATAVLFYTSGTTGPHKGVLLGHANLLSELDRLIEMGLVERGERLLLPLPLYHFYPFVVGLLTALSYGVGIVFPRSLTGPDMRSAMHAGQVTTLLGVPRLYRALVDGIDRRIGERGVLARRLHGALTGVSLFAHRRLSLPVGRVLMRPVHRKVAPRLRLRASGGAPLDQEHASRLDAFGWTVATGCGLTETAPMLSTLPPGDRTFASAGQPVAGVALRVAAKHVEGPIRAAGSAKSRHAAPMSSAAISACPTRPPKRLPRMAGSRRVSRLSRPGRLPARPWPVVALRCDGGRR, encoded by the coding sequence TTGGTCTTCACCGACGAGGCGCGGGACCGCGTGGCTGCGGTGCCGGGCGACAACGCCAGGATTCGCGACATGCGCCCCGAGGCGCCATCTCCCGGCGAGGCATCCGAAAGCAACCTGCCCGGCATCGCGCCCACGGCCACGGCGGTTCTGTTCTATACCTCGGGCACGACGGGGCCACACAAGGGCGTTCTCCTAGGCCATGCGAACCTCTTGTCCGAGCTCGACCGCCTGATTGAAATGGGGCTGGTGGAGCGGGGCGAACGCCTGCTGCTGCCGTTGCCTTTGTACCATTTCTATCCGTTCGTGGTCGGTCTGCTGACCGCGCTCAGCTATGGCGTCGGCATCGTCTTTCCGCGGTCGCTGACCGGGCCGGACATGCGGTCGGCCATGCACGCGGGGCAGGTAACCACGCTGCTCGGGGTTCCCCGGCTCTACCGGGCGCTGGTCGACGGCATCGACCGCCGCATCGGCGAGCGCGGCGTACTCGCCCGGCGCCTCCATGGCGCGCTCACCGGGGTCAGCCTGTTTGCGCATCGCCGCCTGTCGTTGCCCGTCGGACGGGTTCTGATGCGGCCGGTCCATCGGAAGGTGGCGCCGCGGCTGCGGCTTCGGGCCTCGGGCGGAGCCCCGCTTGACCAGGAGCACGCCTCGCGGCTCGACGCGTTCGGCTGGACGGTCGCGACCGGCTGCGGCCTGACCGAGACGGCACCGATGCTGAGCACCCTGCCCCCCGGCGACAGGACCTTCGCCAGCGCGGGCCAACCGGTCGCGGGCGTGGCGCTGCGCGTTGCCGCAAAGCATGTTGAGGGACCGATCCGGGCTGCAGGATCGGCGAAATCGAGGCACGCGGCCCCAATGTCTTCAGCAGCTATCTCGGCCTGCCCGACAAGACCGCCTAAGCGTTTACCGCGGATGGCGGGTTCGCGCCGGGTATCGCGGCTATCTCGACCAGGGCGGCTACCTGCACGTCCTTGGCCGGTCGTCGCTCTTCGTTGTGACGGAGGCCGGCGATAA
- the thiE gene encoding thiamine phosphate synthase — translation MIGPVYVVTDAAAPLSHIDQARAAARGGAWAVQIRDKTAPDSEIARLAEALLAELGPLRVRLFVNDRVEVARATGADLHIGQGDGDPRAARDRIGPHALLGLSIETLGQCAAIPDCVDYIGAGPVHDATATKPDAAAPIGFDGLARIVAAAPVPTVAIGALGPGDIPDLRRAGAAGMAVVSAVSRAPDPEAATRALLNAWSQT, via the coding sequence ATGATCGGGCCGGTCTACGTCGTCACCGACGCTGCCGCGCCGCTGTCGCATATCGATCAGGCCCGCGCGGCCGCACGCGGAGGCGCCTGGGCGGTGCAGATCCGCGACAAGACCGCTCCGGATTCCGAGATCGCGCGGCTGGCCGAGGCGTTGCTGGCCGAACTGGGGCCTCTGAGGGTGCGCCTCTTCGTCAACGACCGGGTGGAGGTCGCCCGCGCCACCGGCGCGGACCTTCACATCGGCCAGGGCGACGGCGACCCGCGGGCCGCGCGCGACCGGATCGGGCCACACGCGCTTTTGGGGCTGTCGATCGAGACGCTCGGGCAATGCGCCGCGATCCCGGATTGTGTCGACTATATCGGCGCAGGTCCCGTGCACGACGCGACCGCGACGAAGCCCGATGCAGCCGCGCCCATCGGGTTCGACGGGCTTGCCCGGATCGTCGCCGCCGCGCCGGTGCCTACCGTGGCCATCGGCGCGCTGGGACCTGGCGATATTCCCGATCTGCGGCGGGCCGGGGCGGCGGGCATGGCCGTCGTTTCTGCTGTCAGCCGCGCCCCCGACCCCGAGGCCGCGACCCGCGCGCTACTGAACGCATGGAGTCAGACATGA
- a CDS encoding MFS transporter, with protein MGYFGGIACLGLVFFAVLDGRPGGEATAMPLVGPIVAARLVVFSLRLLVLTPDRPRSGLGLRRAAREGLGRLRAMLTDLRHHANFVRFPVAQLVYTDGTGTLFAFGGVYAAGTFGMAVHQALLFGVPILLVGGAASFWAFAVAVGFYLGPVQPASRSLLAPVAPPAVETQMFGFFATSARSPCSPVPRWWPGSPR; from the coding sequence ATGGGGTATTTCGGCGGGATCGCCTGCCTCGGCCTCGTCTTCTTCGCTGTGCTGGACGGCCGGCCCGGCGGCGAAGCGACGGCGATGCCGCTGGTGGGACCTATCGTGGCGGCCCGGCTGGTCGTCTTCTCGCTCCGGCTCTTGGTGCTGACGCCCGACCGGCCGCGCAGCGGGCTTGGGCTGCGGCGCGCCGCGCGCGAGGGCCTGGGCCGTTTGCGCGCCATGCTTACCGATCTCCGGCACCACGCGAATTTCGTCCGGTTTCCGGTCGCCCAGCTGGTCTATACCGACGGCACGGGCACGCTCTTCGCCTTTGGCGGAGTCTACGCGGCGGGGACCTTCGGCATGGCGGTGCACCAGGCGTTGCTGTTCGGCGTGCCGATCCTGCTTGTCGGGGGCGCTGCTTCGTTCTGGGCCTTCGCCGTTGCCGTTGGCTTCTACCTCGGCCCGGTCCAACCGGCCAGCCGATCTCTGCTCGCCCCGGTGGCGCCCCCGGCCGTGGAAACGCAGATGTTCGGCTTCTTCGCCACGTCGGCAAGATCGCCGTGTTCACCGGTCCCGCGCTGGTGGCCGGGCTCACCGCGCTGA
- a CDS encoding acetyl-CoA carboxylase biotin carboxylase subunit family protein — MTSYDPEKGYIAILGWSLNAIDAVDRFDRRYIVVAPPWAEDYCKQNDIPYMAWDFDRLNERSYELATKLKDEGVDVAIPLFEETVEWAGAVNAVLLENPRLLGQSMLFRDKSLMKRRAQLGGIRVGVFEEAHDRGDVIRFLVRVNQTLLKLDGDPNDPIHFKAFDKSGTAGHRVIRTPEDVDNIPDEEFPALLESHLDGWEFAVEAWIKDRKIQFLNISEYVTLGYSVFVPATPELEKHRARITEEIEKLIEAFDIDFGFIHPEYFLTNDNKLYFGEVAYRPPGFNALELIERAYGFNGYQGMVLMFDPKATKEEIDAFFPKPVEDAKGHAGCFGVYPRRRVVSHLEIPEETQNHPYFEFHELAEPMEQKVTKRTAFGTHWGLAYFFGDDPHKLRDLLKAQEELDFYV, encoded by the coding sequence ATGACGAGTTACGATCCCGAAAAGGGCTACATCGCGATCCTGGGGTGGAGCCTCAACGCCATCGACGCGGTCGACCGGTTCGATCGGCGCTACATCGTGGTGGCGCCGCCCTGGGCGGAAGACTACTGCAAGCAGAACGACATCCCCTATATGGCCTGGGACTTCGACCGTCTGAACGAACGGTCCTACGAGCTGGCCACAAAGCTCAAGGACGAGGGCGTCGATGTCGCGATCCCGCTGTTCGAGGAAACCGTGGAATGGGCCGGGGCAGTCAACGCGGTGCTCTTGGAGAATCCGCGCCTTCTGGGGCAGTCGATGCTGTTCCGTGACAAGTCGCTGATGAAGCGGCGTGCCCAGCTTGGTGGCATTCGCGTGGGCGTCTTCGAGGAGGCGCATGACCGGGGCGACGTGATCCGGTTCCTTGTGCGCGTGAACCAGACGCTGCTCAAGCTGGACGGCGACCCGAACGACCCGATCCATTTCAAGGCGTTCGACAAGTCGGGTACCGCGGGCCACCGCGTGATCCGCACGCCCGAGGACGTGGACAACATCCCCGACGAGGAATTTCCCGCGCTTCTGGAAAGCCATCTCGACGGCTGGGAATTCGCGGTCGAGGCGTGGATCAAGGACCGCAAGATCCAGTTCCTGAACATCTCGGAATATGTGACGCTGGGCTATTCGGTCTTCGTGCCCGCCACGCCCGAGCTCGAGAAACATCGCGCACGGATCACCGAGGAGATCGAGAAGCTGATCGAGGCGTTCGACATCGATTTCGGCTTCATACACCCGGAATACTTCCTGACCAACGACAACAAGCTTTACTTCGGCGAGGTCGCCTATCGCCCGCCGGGGTTCAACGCGTTGGAGCTGATCGAGCGGGCCTACGGGTTCAACGGCTACCAGGGCATGGTGCTGATGTTCGACCCGAAGGCCACCAAGGAGGAGATCGACGCCTTCTTTCCCAAGCCCGTCGAGGACGCGAAGGGGCATGCGGGCTGTTTCGGCGTCTATCCCCGGCGCCGGGTTGTCAGCCATCTGGAAATCCCGGAGGAAACGCAGAACCATCCCTATTTCGAGTTCCACGAACTCGCCGAGCCGATGGAACAGAAGGTCACCAAGCGCACGGCCTTCGGCACGCATTGGGGGCTTGCGTATTTCTTCGGCGACGATCCGCACAAATTGCGCGACCTGTTAAAGGCTCAGGAAGAATTGGACTTCTATGTCTGA
- a CDS encoding TAXI family TRAP transporter solute-binding subunit, translated as MKLLPAAIALLAIAAAPAFAETRVTYKSAKSGSSYYQMGVQIAEAMKAGTEGEIIVTVEESQGSVQNVMEARARGADYVFTTPPALVGLAQTGKAMFEGRGDPRFDEIRALFPIPSLTMHFVMSEDSGVTDFAGIEGKTILLGKGSFGAREGERYLGLFGLEGKVDIADVELSNAVPALKNGQIDGFVTTGSWPAPNVIEAAASTGVHVISMSDAQIAETGRTRLVIPAGAYAGQDEDIVTTSLPVVAYTTTAMDDDTAYELTRTYWEQKAKMADSARWWDGVDQGLMENIRGKIHSGALRYYREAGFPLTDGQM; from the coding sequence ATGAAACTGTTGCCGGCCGCTATCGCCCTGCTCGCCATCGCCGCCGCCCCCGCCTTTGCCGAGACGCGCGTGACCTACAAGTCGGCCAAGTCGGGCTCGTCCTACTACCAGATGGGCGTGCAGATCGCCGAAGCGATGAAGGCCGGCACCGAGGGCGAGATCATCGTCACCGTCGAGGAAAGCCAGGGCTCGGTCCAGAACGTCATGGAGGCGCGCGCGCGGGGGGCCGACTACGTCTTCACCACGCCGCCGGCGCTGGTCGGGCTTGCGCAAACCGGCAAGGCGATGTTCGAGGGCAGGGGCGATCCGAGATTCGACGAGATCCGCGCGCTGTTCCCGATCCCGTCGCTGACCATGCATTTCGTGATGTCCGAGGACAGCGGCGTGACCGATTTCGCAGGGATCGAGGGCAAGACGATCCTGCTGGGCAAGGGGTCCTTTGGCGCGCGCGAGGGGGAGAGGTATCTCGGCCTCTTCGGGCTGGAGGGCAAGGTGGACATCGCCGATGTGGAACTGTCGAACGCCGTTCCCGCGCTCAAGAACGGGCAGATCGACGGGTTCGTGACCACAGGCAGCTGGCCCGCGCCGAACGTGATCGAGGCGGCGGCCTCGACGGGCGTGCACGTGATCTCGATGAGTGACGCGCAGATCGCCGAAACGGGCCGGACGCGGCTGGTGATCCCGGCGGGCGCCTATGCGGGCCAGGACGAGGACATCGTGACGACCTCGCTGCCGGTGGTCGCCTACACGACGACCGCGATGGACGATGACACCGCCTACGAACTGACCCGGACCTACTGGGAGCAGAAGGCGAAGATGGCCGACAGCGCCCGCTGGTGGGATGGTGTGGATCAGGGTCTGATGGAGAACATCCGCGGGAAGATTCACTCTGGCGCGTTGCGCTACTACCGCGAGGCGGGCTTTCCACTGACCGACGGGCAGATGTAA
- a CDS encoding NUDIX hydrolase, whose product MLRSLWKTTLAPLLRRPARFQVAALCYRLSGGVPEIVMITSRETGRWVLPKGWPKTGLGAGETAREEAWEEAGVTTTARPPLRIGRYRYDKRLKGGVPVATDVDVYAIEVKALADRFPEAAERRRAWMAPDEAAAAVDEPELAELFRTLPLGIMT is encoded by the coding sequence ATGCTGAGATCGCTCTGGAAGACGACCCTTGCGCCGCTGCTGCGCCGCCCTGCCCGGTTCCAGGTGGCCGCGCTGTGCTATCGGCTGTCCGGCGGCGTTCCCGAGATCGTGATGATCACGTCGCGCGAGACCGGCCGCTGGGTCCTGCCCAAGGGATGGCCGAAAACCGGACTGGGGGCCGGCGAAACCGCCCGCGAGGAAGCCTGGGAAGAGGCCGGGGTCACGACGACGGCCCGCCCGCCGCTTCGGATCGGGCGCTACCGCTACGACAAGCGGCTGAAGGGCGGCGTGCCGGTCGCGACCGACGTGGATGTCTACGCAATCGAGGTGAAAGCCCTTGCCGACCGCTTTCCCGAGGCGGCAGAGCGGCGCCGCGCGTGGATGGCGCCGGACGAGGCCGCCGCGGCGGTGGACGAGCCTGAACTCGCCGAGCTGTTCCGAACGCTTCCGCTGGGGATCATGACGTGA
- a CDS encoding TRAP transporter fused permease subunit — protein MPAASNDISATSPARWLWLALAVLLIAFHLGLIFSGLVPNLVARPLHMALILPWIFVFAARSALGRATGLLWSALGIGAAGWIALNQERLADQYGFLEGTGQVAIAIVLLLTVLEAARRAIGWPLPTVAALALAYGLFGQHIPGEFGHSGTPLASFLGTLTIAEGGLWGSLTGVSVGIVAVFVIFGAVLNAGEAGQGFMNVAGYAAGHLRGGAAKVSLISSALFGSISGSASANVASTGAITLPAMARLGYPKRLAGAVEAVASSGGQIMPPLMGAGAFVMVELTGVAYTGIMAAALIPALLYFFTVWVGIDGYARRHDLKGLAEEDRPRGRDVAITSLFFFVPFTVLLWGMFARGVTAQYAAAQAIFAGAVLLLFNRRLRVVPLEAAQRMERACLTAARQVSMIAAIILCASIVIGVLAITGLGVKLTSLILSGSGGLLWPSLLLTALACLLLGMEVPTTAAYVICVSVAGPALIELGLAPLQAHLFVFWFALLSTITPPVCGAVFIAAGMIEENWLKVAVTAMALGVGLYVIPLGMVANPDILALASAPAAALIAGLRLALGLGLLSWGLIGARGGLARVASALAGTGLVFAGLWL, from the coding sequence ATGCCCGCCGCATCCAACGACATATCTGCGACCAGCCCCGCGCGCTGGCTCTGGCTGGCGCTCGCGGTGCTGCTGATCGCCTTTCACCTGGGGCTGATCTTCTCGGGCCTCGTGCCGAACCTGGTGGCGCGGCCGCTGCACATGGCGCTCATCCTGCCCTGGATTTTCGTCTTTGCGGCCCGGTCCGCCCTGGGGCGGGCCACCGGGCTGCTCTGGTCGGCGCTCGGGATCGGCGCCGCCGGCTGGATCGCCTTGAACCAAGAGCGGCTTGCCGACCAGTACGGCTTCCTGGAGGGCACCGGACAGGTTGCCATCGCCATCGTTCTGCTGCTGACCGTGCTCGAGGCCGCGCGCCGCGCCATCGGTTGGCCGCTGCCCACGGTCGCGGCGCTGGCTTTGGCCTACGGCTTGTTCGGCCAGCACATCCCCGGCGAGTTCGGTCATTCCGGCACGCCGCTGGCCAGTTTCCTGGGCACGCTGACAATCGCCGAGGGCGGGCTTTGGGGCAGCCTGACAGGTGTCTCGGTGGGCATCGTCGCGGTCTTCGTGATCTTCGGGGCAGTGCTGAACGCGGGCGAGGCCGGTCAGGGCTTCATGAACGTGGCGGGTTACGCCGCGGGGCATCTCAGGGGCGGGGCGGCCAAGGTGTCGCTGATTTCCTCGGCGCTGTTCGGGTCGATCTCGGGCTCGGCCTCGGCCAACGTTGCGTCCACCGGCGCGATCACGCTGCCCGCGATGGCCCGGCTTGGCTATCCGAAGCGGCTCGCGGGCGCGGTCGAGGCGGTGGCGTCCTCGGGCGGGCAGATCATGCCGCCGCTGATGGGGGCGGGGGCCTTCGTCATGGTGGAGCTGACCGGCGTGGCCTACACCGGCATCATGGCCGCCGCGCTGATCCCGGCGCTGCTCTACTTCTTCACCGTCTGGGTGGGGATCGACGGCTATGCCCGCCGCCACGATCTGAAAGGCTTGGCCGAGGAAGACCGGCCGCGGGGCCGCGACGTGGCGATCACCTCGCTGTTCTTCTTTGTCCCCTTCACCGTGCTGCTGTGGGGCATGTTCGCGCGCGGCGTGACCGCGCAATACGCCGCCGCCCAGGCGATCTTTGCCGGTGCGGTGCTGTTGCTCTTCAACCGGCGCCTGCGGGTGGTGCCGCTCGAAGCGGCGCAGAGGATGGAGCGCGCCTGCCTGACCGCCGCAAGGCAGGTCTCGATGATCGCCGCGATCATCCTGTGTGCGTCCATCGTGATCGGCGTGCTCGCGATCACCGGGCTGGGGGTCAAGCTCACCTCGCTGATCCTGTCCGGGTCTGGCGGGCTCCTGTGGCCCTCGCTGCTTCTGACCGCGTTGGCCTGCCTGCTCCTGGGCATGGAGGTGCCGACGACCGCGGCCTACGTCATCTGCGTGTCGGTCGCGGGGCCGGCGCTGATCGAGCTTGGCCTCGCGCCCTTGCAGGCGCATCTCTTCGTGTTCTGGTTCGCACTGCTGTCGACCATCACGCCGCCGGTCTGCGGCGCGGTGTTCATCGCCGCGGGCATGATCGAGGAGAACTGGCTGAAGGTCGCGGTCACGGCGATGGCACTGGGCGTGGGGCTTTACGTCATTCCGCTGGGCATGGTGGCGAACCCGGACATCCTCGCGCTCGCCTCGGCCCCTGCGGCGGCGCTGATTGCGGGGTTGCGGCTCGCGCTGGGGCTCGGGCTTCTGTCCTGGGGGCTGATCGGGGCGCGCGGCGGGCTTGCCCGTGTCGCCTCGGCACTGGCGGGCACGGGGCTGGTCTTCGCGGGTCTGTGGCTCTGA